Proteins co-encoded in one Osmerus mordax isolate fOsmMor3 chromosome 11, fOsmMor3.pri, whole genome shotgun sequence genomic window:
- the tmprss13a gene encoding transmembrane protease serine 13a has translation MAQHEENERPPPYSVAVHTQPPLKSYEEVVFGDPAWLVPPSQPYYIPQHVPAVTPLPVKEPSKELPRSTKLRCCTNKTKRYAMFGVSILVLALLGVFIWLGVHYSSRPARPPGGGHIDGLNEEGGGGLGYEGAADNDSGEDGSHENNDKMLSISDTCSNTTVQCDSKIDCELGTDENDCVRFGENGSLHVRTSEDGLFLPVCYLGWDQSYADQTCAQLGFRSAYGTKPVSSQQSTSLTLSNKSALPIQGLVNISKTCPDDKTVSLQCVDCGRQQSTNRIIGGAVSQPGQWPWQLSLQYRGTHICGGVLISPDFVITAAHCFPWSTPSALVASNWHVYGGTVSQDQLPIPYYVEQILLNENYNNKTNDQDIALLKLTAPVTFTGVVQPACLPAFDQMFRQGSNCWTTGFGTTSEGAASGSTTLMGVQVELIDSRVCNSSMIYAGTVSTNMMCAGDLKGGRDSCQGDSGGPLVCQADDSRWYLVGVTSWGAGCGQRSQPGVYTKVSSLVPWVYRKTQQERP, from the exons ATGGCACAGCATGAAGAG aATGAGCGCCCGCCCCCCTACTCTGTGGCAgtacacacccagccccccctcaaGTCCTACGAGGAGGTGGTGTTTGGGGACCCTGCCTGGTTGGTCCCTCCCAGTCAGCCGTACTACATCCCCCAGCATGTTCCAGCAGTGACCCCTCTGCCGGTCAAAGAACCCAGCAAAG AACTCCCCAGAAGTACGAAGCTGAGATGCTGCACCAACAAGACCAAACGATATGCCATGTTTGGGGTCTCCATCCTCGTCCTCGCCCTTCTGGGTGTCTTCATCTGGCTGGGAG tgcatTATAGTTCCCGCCCTGCCAGACCTCCTGGTGGGGGCCACATTGATGGTCTCAATGAGGAAGGTGGGGGAGGTTTGGGGTATGAAGGGGCTGCTGACAATGACAGTGGGGAGGACGGAAGCCATGAGAATAATGATAAGATGTTGAGCATCTCCGACACTTGCTCCAACACCACAGTCCAGTGTGACTCCAAGATAGACTGCGAGCTGGGAACTGACGAGAACGACTGTG TGAGGTTTGGAGAGAACGGTTCTCTGCACGTCCGCACGTCTGAGGACGGTCTCTTCCTCCCAGTCTGCTACCTGGGCTGGGACCAGAGCTACGCTGACCAGACCTGCGCCCAGCTGGGCTTCAGAAG TGCTTATGGCACTAAGCCAGTGAGTTCCCAGCAGTCTACATCTCTGACTCTGAGCAACAAGTCAGCCCTGCCCATCCAGGGGCTGGTCAACATCAG CAAAACCTGCCCAGATGACAAGACTGTGTCCCtgcagtgtgtgg ACTGCGGCCGACAGCAGTCCACCAATAGGATCATAGGGGGCGCAGTTTCCCAGCCGGGCCAGTGGCCCTGGCAGCTGTCCCTGCAGTACAGGGGCACTCACATCTGCGGAGGCGTGCTCATCTCTCCTGACTTCGTCATCACCGCCGCTCACTGCTTCCCTTG GTCCACCCCCTCTGCTCTGGTGGCCAGTAACTGGCATGTGTATGGAGGGACTGTTTCCCAGGACCAGCTGCCCATCCCCTACTATGTGGAGCAGATCTTACTGAATGAGAACTACAACAACAAGACCAATGACCAGGACATCGCCCTCCTCAAACTCACTGCTCCAGTCACATTCACCG GTGTTGTCCAacccgcctgcctgccagccttcGACCAGATGTTTCGCCAAGGGAGCAACTGCTGGACCACTGGCTTCGGTACCACATCAGAAGGAGCAG cgAGTGGCTCCACGACTCTGATGGGCGTCCAGGTGGAACTCATAGACTCGCGTGTGTGTAACAGCTCCATGATCTATGCTGGTACTGTGTCTACCAACATGATGTGTGCTGGAGACCTGAAAGGTGGTCGAGATTCCTGCCAG GGCGACAGTGGCGGGCCGCTGGTGTGCCAAGCCGATGACAGTCGCTGGTACCTGGTGGGAGTGACGAGCTGGGGGGCGGGGTGCGGGCAGAGGAGCCAGCCTGGAGTCTACACCAAGGTGTCCAGCCTGGTGCCCTGGGTCTACAGAAAGAcgcag CAAGAGAGGccgtga